One genomic segment of Bradyrhizobium prioriisuperbiae includes these proteins:
- a CDS encoding LLM class flavin-dependent oxidoreductase, producing the protein MKRQMHLGLFILGTGSHVAGWRYPGAVDSFQDFAAIQQIGRTAERGKFDLIFMGDNLYADAAAHPSYTLRLEPLTMLAALASSTSRIGLGATVSTTYSDPFSVARVFASLDHISKGRAAWNAVTTANPATAANFGTTHPDHARRYEMADEFLGVVKGLWDGWADDAIVADRTSGLYIDPAKLRPIEHEGSFFKVKGPLNIGRSPQGHPVVLQAGGSEAGQALAARTADIVFSVVQDIEEAKAGYAALKDRLPAFGRAPEDVTVLPGVMPIVGRTDKEAFEKLAVLQSFVSGSNALAILSDRFGQDMSAYDLDGPIPDITLPDSYHSFARVMLSKARRDNMTLRDLYNLTAAARGHWVLCGSAESIADTLQQWFDERAADGFNVMPPYFHEGFEDFVDLVIPILQERGLFRRDYEGTTLRDHLGLRRPKNTAFEA; encoded by the coding sequence ATGAAACGACAGATGCATCTGGGCCTGTTCATCCTTGGAACCGGCAGCCATGTCGCCGGCTGGCGCTATCCGGGCGCGGTCGACAGCTTTCAGGATTTTGCAGCGATCCAGCAGATCGGCCGCACTGCCGAGCGCGGCAAGTTCGACCTGATCTTCATGGGCGACAATCTCTACGCCGATGCCGCCGCGCATCCGTCCTACACACTGCGGCTCGAGCCGCTGACCATGCTGGCGGCGCTCGCCTCCTCGACCAGCCGGATCGGGCTCGGCGCCACCGTCTCCACCACCTACAGCGATCCGTTTTCGGTGGCGCGCGTATTCGCCTCGCTGGACCATATCAGCAAGGGACGCGCCGCGTGGAATGCGGTGACGACAGCCAATCCCGCCACCGCCGCCAATTTCGGCACCACGCATCCCGACCATGCCCGCCGCTATGAGATGGCCGACGAATTCCTCGGGGTCGTGAAGGGATTGTGGGACGGCTGGGCTGATGATGCCATCGTCGCCGACCGCACGAGCGGGCTCTACATCGACCCCGCGAAGCTGCGTCCGATCGAGCATGAGGGCTCGTTCTTCAAGGTGAAGGGGCCGCTCAATATCGGCCGCAGCCCGCAGGGTCATCCCGTGGTGCTGCAGGCCGGCGGTTCGGAGGCGGGCCAGGCGCTGGCGGCGCGCACCGCTGACATCGTGTTCTCGGTGGTGCAGGACATCGAGGAGGCCAAAGCCGGTTACGCCGCTCTGAAGGACCGCCTGCCGGCCTTCGGGCGCGCACCGGAGGACGTCACGGTGTTGCCGGGCGTGATGCCGATCGTCGGGCGCACCGACAAGGAGGCGTTCGAAAAACTCGCGGTGCTGCAAAGCTTCGTCAGCGGCAGCAACGCGCTTGCGATCCTGTCGGATCGTTTCGGCCAGGACATGTCGGCCTACGATCTGGACGGACCGATCCCGGACATCACCCTGCCCGACAGCTATCACAGTTTTGCACGGGTCATGTTGTCCAAGGCGCGGCGCGACAACATGACATTGCGCGACCTCTACAATCTCACCGCGGCGGCGCGCGGTCACTGGGTGCTGTGCGGTTCGGCCGAGAGCATCGCCGACACCCTGCAGCAATGGTTCGACGAGCGTGCGGCCGACGGATTCAATGTCATGCCGCCGTACTTCCACGAAGGGTTCGAAGACTTTGTCGACCTGGTGATCCCGATCCTGCAGGAGCGCGGCCTGTTCCGCAGGGACTACGAGGGGACGACATTGCGTGATCACCTGGGGCTGCGGCGCCCAAAGAATACGGCGTTCGAGGCATGA
- a CDS encoding ABC transporter permease, whose product MSAATLRSPSLAVQRGILGALLLVACWEGLARGLHLPSYILPAVSDILASVWSKRALLGEAASYTLFEAIVGYGLGCLIGIGLAVAITMVPKLRVAILPVATAINSVPVVGYSPLILLWFGIGVASKIVMVAMAVSFTVFLSTLAGLDRVDRRSVDLLRSFGAGRLSILWRLRLPTALPLMLAGMRVSTVRSVIVAIITEMLGAYGGLGWIIYQAVLQIDFVQVWSAIFVASAASLTFFGLIGLIERKILFWK is encoded by the coding sequence ATGAGCGCCGCGACACTCCGATCGCCGTCACTCGCGGTCCAGCGCGGCATTCTCGGCGCCCTCCTGCTGGTCGCCTGCTGGGAAGGACTGGCCCGCGGACTGCACCTGCCATCCTACATCCTTCCCGCCGTCAGCGACATCCTGGCCAGCGTCTGGTCGAAGCGCGCGCTGCTGGGCGAAGCGGCAAGTTATACGCTGTTCGAGGCGATCGTCGGTTACGGCCTCGGCTGCCTGATCGGCATCGGCCTCGCTGTCGCCATCACCATGGTGCCGAAACTGCGTGTCGCGATCCTGCCGGTCGCGACCGCCATCAACTCGGTGCCGGTGGTCGGTTATTCGCCGCTGATCCTGCTGTGGTTCGGCATCGGCGTGGCGTCCAAGATCGTGATGGTGGCGATGGCGGTCAGCTTCACGGTGTTCCTGTCGACGCTTGCGGGCCTTGACCGCGTCGATCGCCGCTCGGTCGATCTCTTGCGCAGCTTCGGCGCCGGCCGCCTCTCGATCCTGTGGCGGCTGCGGCTGCCGACGGCCTTGCCGCTGATGCTGGCGGGAATGCGCGTCTCGACCGTGCGCAGCGTCATCGTGGCCATCATCACCGAAATGCTCGGCGCCTATGGCGGCCTCGGCTGGATCATCTACCAGGCCGTGCTGCAGATCGACTTCGTGCAGGTCTGGTCGGCGATTTTCGTGGCGTCCGCGGCAAGCCTGACCTTCTTCGGCCTGATCGGCCTGATCGAACGCAAGATCCTGTTCTGGAAATGA